A single genomic interval of Microbacterium sp. BLY harbors:
- a CDS encoding isoprenyl transferase — MSPKPYTHKDAVAYRPLDWTGVYPPAFPAVPEHVAIVMDGNGRWANRRGLSRIEGHKAGEEVLLDVVAGAIQAGVKHLSVYAFSTENWARSPEEVRFLMGYNRDVLHRRRDQLNEWGVRVRWAGRKPRLWGSVIKELQYAEQLTRDNDVLTLTMCVNYGGRVELVDAMRAIAADVAAGRVKPNAISEKMIRRHLYVPDMPDVDLFLRSSGEQRTSNFLLWQSAYAEMVFLDTLWPDFSREELWRAIGVYLSRDRRFGGAVDTPTSA; from the coding sequence GTGAGCCCGAAGCCCTACACGCACAAGGACGCCGTGGCCTACCGGCCGCTCGACTGGACCGGTGTGTATCCGCCGGCCTTCCCCGCGGTGCCCGAACATGTCGCGATCGTCATGGACGGCAACGGCCGCTGGGCCAATCGGCGCGGTCTCAGCCGCATCGAAGGGCACAAGGCGGGGGAGGAGGTGCTGCTCGACGTCGTGGCCGGAGCGATCCAAGCGGGGGTGAAGCACCTCTCCGTGTACGCGTTCTCGACCGAGAACTGGGCACGCTCCCCGGAGGAGGTCCGCTTCCTCATGGGGTACAACCGCGATGTGCTGCACCGCCGTCGCGATCAGCTCAACGAGTGGGGCGTGCGGGTGCGGTGGGCCGGGCGGAAGCCGCGGCTCTGGGGCAGTGTCATCAAGGAGCTCCAGTACGCCGAGCAGCTGACCCGCGACAACGACGTGCTCACCCTCACCATGTGCGTGAACTACGGCGGTCGGGTGGAGCTCGTCGACGCGATGCGGGCCATCGCCGCGGACGTCGCCGCGGGCCGGGTGAAGCCGAACGCGATCAGCGAGAAGATGATCCGTCGTCACCTGTATGTGCCGGACATGCCGGACGTCGACCTGTTCTTGCGGAGCTCCGGCGAGCAGCGCACCTCCAACTTCCTGCTCTGGCAGTCGGCCTACGCGGAGATGGTGTTCCTCGACACGCTGTGGCCGGACTTCTCGCGGGAGGAGCTGTGGCGGGCGATCGGCGTCTACCTCTCGC
- the recO gene encoding DNA repair protein RecO, which yields MPTYRDEVVILRTHKLGEADRIVTMLSRRHGKVRAVAKGVRRTSSKFGSRLEPFMVADVQLYEGRSLDIVQQAESLGAYGTDIAAHYDRFTAANAMVETADRLSDAEATPEQYLLLVGGLRALSRGEHAPRSILDSYLLRVMSLSGWAPSLDDCARCGAPGPHTVFVAQLGGLVCQADAPAGSPRIAEKTLTLLRALIRGDWDLIDAAPHADTAAASGLVAAYAQWHLERGIRSLAHVSSTPGEGAR from the coding sequence GTGCCCACCTACCGAGACGAAGTGGTGATCCTGCGCACCCACAAGCTGGGGGAGGCGGATCGCATCGTCACGATGCTGTCCCGACGGCACGGCAAGGTGCGCGCGGTCGCGAAGGGCGTGCGCCGCACCTCCTCGAAGTTCGGTTCCCGGCTGGAGCCGTTCATGGTCGCGGACGTGCAGCTCTACGAAGGGCGCTCGCTCGACATCGTGCAGCAGGCCGAGTCGCTCGGCGCCTACGGCACGGACATCGCCGCGCACTACGACCGCTTCACCGCCGCGAACGCGATGGTCGAGACGGCGGATCGGCTCAGCGACGCCGAGGCCACCCCGGAGCAGTACCTCCTCCTCGTCGGCGGCCTCCGCGCCCTGTCCCGGGGGGAGCATGCCCCGCGCAGCATCCTCGATTCGTACCTGCTGCGGGTCATGTCGCTGTCCGGATGGGCGCCGTCGCTGGACGACTGCGCCCGTTGCGGGGCGCCCGGCCCCCACACGGTCTTCGTCGCGCAGCTCGGCGGGCTGGTCTGCCAGGCGGACGCCCCCGCCGGAAGTCCTCGGATCGCCGAGAAGACCCTCACGCTGCTCCGGGCACTGATCCGCGGTGACTGGGACCTCATCGACGCCGCACCGCACGCCGACACGGCTGCGGCCTCCGGCCTCGTCGCGGCCTATGCCCAGTGGCACCTGGAGCGCGGCATCCGGTCGCTCGCGCATGTCTCGTCCACCCCCGGAGAAGGAGCACGGTGA
- a CDS encoding trimeric intracellular cation channel family protein — translation MTEPLFTIPLWADLLGVGLGGVQGAMFASGFQGQQRLDWLGVAIIGIMIGMGGGLIRDILLGQTPATLQNQWYLVTAAGAALVGMLLGGLFTRLNAAIVALDAVVIGMFGAFGTSKALAFGIPAVPAVFIGVCAAVGGSVLRDMLMGLPTAIMHVGSLYAVAAAVGCTFIVVASGLGMAIPLAAVIGIVVTAVIRILAVIFDVSLPEQRRLHRRKVAVETGTIGIIRPKS, via the coding sequence GTGACCGAACCACTCTTCACCATTCCGCTGTGGGCGGACCTCCTCGGCGTGGGGCTCGGCGGGGTGCAGGGCGCGATGTTCGCCTCGGGTTTCCAGGGCCAGCAGCGGCTGGACTGGCTCGGGGTCGCCATCATCGGGATCATGATCGGGATGGGCGGCGGCCTCATCCGCGACATCCTTCTCGGGCAGACCCCCGCCACCCTGCAGAACCAGTGGTACCTCGTGACCGCGGCAGGCGCGGCCCTGGTCGGCATGCTGCTGGGCGGGTTGTTCACCCGCCTGAACGCGGCCATCGTGGCGCTCGACGCCGTGGTGATCGGCATGTTCGGGGCCTTCGGCACGAGCAAGGCGCTCGCCTTCGGCATCCCCGCGGTTCCCGCGGTCTTCATCGGCGTGTGCGCCGCGGTCGGCGGGAGCGTCCTCCGCGACATGCTGATGGGCCTGCCGACCGCGATCATGCACGTCGGGTCCCTGTATGCGGTCGCCGCGGCCGTCGGCTGCACCTTCATCGTGGTGGCGAGCGGCCTCGGCATGGCGATCCCGCTCGCTGCCGTCATCGGGATCGTCGTGACCGCCGTCATCCGGATCCTGGCGGTCATCTTCGACGTCTCGCTGCCGGAGCAGCGACGCCTCCACCGCCGCAAGGTCGCCGTGGAGACCGGCACGATCGGGATCATCCGACCGAAGAGCTGA
- the leuA gene encoding 2-isopropylmalate synthase: MQNTQRPSAMPIHKYRPFHEQISVDLPDRTWPDARITEAPRWCAVDLRDGNQALIDPMSPERKRVMFELLVRMGYKEIEVGFPSASQTDFDFVRQLIEENLIPDDVTIQVLTQAREHLIARTYEAIAGAKQAIVHLYNSTSVLQREVVFRTDMQGIIDIALEGARLCRKFEKTIPDTQVYYEYSPESYTGTELEFAADVCNQVIEIFEPTPDRKVIINLPATVEMATPNVYADSIEWMSRHLHHRENVILSLHPHNDRGTAIAAAELGYMAGADRIEGCLFGNGERTGNVDLVALGINMFTQGIDPQIDFSDIDQVKRTVEYCNQLPVPERSPWAGDLVFTAFSGSHQDAIKKGFEAMAAKAEAQGVTVDDIEWAVPYLPVDPKDLGRSYEAVIRVNSQSGKGGVAYLLKSDHAIDLPRKLQIEFSGVVQAKTDAEGGEVTSEQIWSIFTDEYLPAADTEAKWGRFELLATQTRSDMSGDVVLDVVLRDDDQEVSVSGNGNGPVAAFVEVLRGQGFDITVYDYVEHALSAGGDAQAAAYVELQVGDQRLWGVGIDGDISTASLKAIVSGVNRSIRTRQQELAAV; this comes from the coding sequence ATGCAGAACACTCAGCGCCCCTCCGCGATGCCGATCCACAAGTACCGGCCGTTCCACGAGCAGATCTCGGTCGACCTGCCCGACCGCACCTGGCCCGACGCCCGCATCACCGAAGCACCTCGCTGGTGCGCGGTCGATCTCCGCGACGGCAACCAGGCCCTCATCGATCCGATGTCCCCCGAGCGCAAGCGCGTCATGTTCGAGCTCCTCGTCCGCATGGGCTACAAGGAGATCGAGGTGGGCTTCCCGTCCGCGAGTCAGACCGACTTCGACTTCGTGCGTCAGCTCATCGAGGAGAACCTGATCCCCGATGACGTGACGATCCAGGTCCTGACGCAGGCGCGCGAGCATCTGATCGCCCGCACCTACGAGGCGATCGCCGGCGCCAAGCAGGCCATCGTGCACCTGTACAACTCCACGAGCGTGCTGCAGCGCGAGGTGGTCTTCCGCACCGACATGCAGGGCATCATCGACATCGCGCTCGAGGGCGCCCGCCTGTGCCGGAAGTTCGAGAAGACCATCCCCGACACGCAGGTCTACTACGAGTACTCGCCGGAGAGCTACACCGGCACCGAGCTCGAGTTCGCTGCCGACGTGTGCAACCAGGTCATCGAGATCTTCGAGCCGACGCCGGACCGCAAGGTGATCATCAACCTGCCGGCGACCGTCGAGATGGCGACGCCGAACGTCTACGCCGACTCGATCGAGTGGATGAGTCGTCATCTGCACCACCGCGAGAACGTCATCCTGTCGCTGCACCCGCACAACGACCGCGGCACGGCGATCGCCGCGGCGGAGCTCGGCTACATGGCCGGGGCCGACCGCATCGAGGGGTGCCTGTTCGGCAACGGTGAGCGCACGGGCAACGTCGACCTCGTCGCGTTGGGCATCAACATGTTCACGCAGGGCATCGACCCGCAGATCGACTTCAGCGACATCGACCAGGTCAAGCGCACCGTCGAGTACTGCAATCAGCTGCCGGTGCCGGAGCGCAGCCCGTGGGCGGGCGACCTGGTCTTCACCGCGTTCAGCGGATCGCACCAGGATGCGATCAAGAAGGGCTTCGAGGCCATGGCCGCCAAGGCCGAGGCGCAGGGCGTCACCGTCGATGACATCGAATGGGCCGTGCCGTATCTCCCCGTCGACCCGAAGGACCTCGGTCGCTCCTACGAGGCCGTCATCCGCGTGAACTCCCAGTCGGGCAAGGGCGGCGTCGCCTACCTGCTGAAGTCGGACCACGCGATCGATCTGCCGCGCAAGCTCCAGATCGAGTTCTCCGGCGTGGTCCAGGCGAAGACGGACGCCGAGGGTGGCGAGGTCACGAGCGAGCAGATCTGGTCGATCTTCACCGACGAGTACCTCCCCGCCGCCGACACCGAGGCGAAGTGGGGGCGTTTCGAGCTGCTCGCCACGCAGACCCGGAGCGACATGTCCGGCGACGTCGTGCTCGACGTCGTGCTGCGGGATGATGACCAGGAGGTCTCCGTCTCGGGCAACGGCAACGGTCCGGTCGCCGCGTTCGTCGAGGTGCTGCGTGGTCAGGGCTTCGACATCACGGTGTACGACTACGTCGAGCATGCTCTCAGCGCCGGCGGCGACGCGCAGGCGGCCGCGTACGTCGAGCTGCAGGTCGGCGACCAGCGCCTGTGGGGCGTGGGCATCGACGGTGACATCTCGACGGCGTCGCTCAAGGCGATCGTGTCCGGCGTGAACCGTTCGATCCGCACCCGCCAGCAGGAGCTCGCCGCGGTCTGA
- a CDS encoding NADP-dependent oxidoreductase has protein sequence MALHWVARSWGAPDSWAFEEYEPTAPGEGEVTIRVRAAGVNPADAKHVAAPRAGVELPVPIGYEVSGEIVAIGPATRIGSGDAELGDEVVAFRVQGGYASSLTVPAAKVFAKPTTLSHPEAANLLLVGTTAAEMLAVTGASPGDTVLLHGASGAVGVSVLQQARLRDVRVIGTARPERFDEVRRFGGIPVAYGAGLEERVRAEADGPIAAALDAVGTDEAIDVSLAVVPDRRRIVTIANPARASADGFLAIAGSMPDSARFRDEVRGELIALAQNGDLVVPLARTFLLADAPAAHRLLATGHPGGKLALLPEG, from the coding sequence ATGGCGTTGCACTGGGTGGCGAGGTCGTGGGGCGCTCCCGACTCGTGGGCGTTCGAGGAGTACGAGCCCACCGCGCCGGGGGAAGGCGAGGTCACGATCCGGGTGCGTGCGGCCGGGGTGAATCCGGCGGACGCGAAGCACGTCGCGGCGCCGCGCGCCGGGGTCGAGCTGCCCGTGCCGATCGGTTACGAGGTGTCAGGGGAGATCGTGGCGATCGGGCCCGCCACCCGCATCGGCTCCGGTGACGCCGAGCTGGGCGACGAGGTGGTCGCGTTCCGCGTCCAGGGCGGCTACGCGAGCTCGCTGACCGTGCCGGCGGCGAAGGTGTTCGCGAAGCCGACGACCCTGTCCCATCCCGAGGCGGCGAACCTCCTGCTCGTGGGCACCACCGCGGCCGAGATGCTCGCCGTCACGGGAGCGTCGCCCGGGGACACGGTCCTCCTGCACGGCGCGTCGGGAGCGGTCGGCGTCAGCGTGCTGCAGCAGGCGCGACTGCGCGACGTCCGCGTCATCGGCACCGCCCGTCCCGAGCGCTTCGATGAGGTGCGACGGTTCGGCGGCATCCCCGTCGCGTACGGGGCGGGACTCGAGGAACGCGTCCGCGCGGAGGCGGACGGGCCGATCGCCGCCGCCCTGGACGCGGTCGGTACGGACGAGGCCATCGACGTCTCGCTGGCCGTCGTGCCGGACCGACGCCGGATCGTCACGATCGCGAATCCGGCGCGAGCCTCCGCCGACGGCTTCCTCGCGATCGCCGGGTCGATGCCGGACAGCGCTCGGTTCCGCGATGAGGTGCGCGGCGAGCTCATCGCCCTCGCGCAGAACGGCGACCTGGTGGTGCCGCTGGCGCGGACGTTCCTCCTCGCGGATGCCCCGGCCGCGCATCGTCTTCTGGCGACCGGGCATCCGGGCGGCAAGCTCGCGCTGCTCCCGGAGGGTTAG
- a CDS encoding RNA polymerase sigma factor, producing the protein MSGRSGDPNALRSEVFRRVFDAHWATVRHHIEGVVGDDDEVTEIVSEVFLAAWTRLRPARPPGKVWLLRETDRRLRARSRRPDAARQAIEAVHAGLSGDPEAPGRFGRSEVLRALGVLTPLQRRIIMLTYWDGLAVGEIAELLRASESRVRKTLTRAEDRLRETLGLEGTGNA; encoded by the coding sequence ATGAGCGGCCGCAGCGGAGACCCGAACGCGCTGCGGAGCGAGGTCTTCAGACGAGTGTTCGACGCGCACTGGGCGACGGTGCGCCACCACATCGAGGGCGTGGTCGGCGACGACGACGAGGTGACCGAGATCGTGTCGGAGGTGTTCCTCGCGGCCTGGACGCGGCTGCGGCCGGCGCGGCCCCCGGGGAAGGTGTGGCTGCTGCGCGAGACGGACCGCCGTCTGCGGGCACGGTCGCGGCGCCCCGATGCCGCCCGTCAGGCGATCGAGGCGGTGCACGCCGGCCTCTCGGGGGATCCGGAGGCGCCGGGTCGCTTCGGTCGCAGCGAAGTGCTGCGAGCTTTGGGTGTCCTCACTCCGCTCCAGCGGCGTATCATCATGCTCACGTACTGGGATGGACTCGCGGTGGGGGAGATCGCGGAGCTGCTGCGCGCTTCTGAGTCCCGAGTGCGGAAGACGTTGACCCGGGCCGAGGATCGGCTCCGGGAGACGCTGGGACTGGAGGGGACGGGGAATGCGTGA
- the era gene encoding GTPase Era, with amino-acid sequence MTEDTRSGFVTFVGRPNVGKSTLTNALVGEKIAITSEKPQTTRRAIRGILNRPDGQLVIVDTPGIHKPRTLLGERLNDLVEQVLGDVDVIGFCVPATEKVGPGDRRIAASLDGYPRAQKIAIVTKTDAAGRDEITERLMEVDSLREDWAAVIPLSALTRDQLEVLADEILLLMPEGPALYPEGVTTDESVEDRVAEIIREAALDGVRDELPHSIAVVVDDIAPREDSDLTDVHASIVVERDSQKAIIIGHKGKRLRDVGARARTGIEELLGTRVFLGLHVKVAKEWQRDPKQLGRLGF; translated from the coding sequence ATGACTGAAGACACCCGGAGCGGGTTCGTGACCTTCGTCGGGCGGCCGAACGTGGGCAAGTCGACGCTGACCAACGCCCTCGTCGGCGAGAAGATCGCGATCACCAGCGAGAAGCCGCAGACCACCCGTCGGGCCATCCGGGGGATCCTCAACCGTCCGGACGGGCAGCTCGTCATCGTCGACACCCCCGGCATCCACAAGCCGCGCACGCTCCTGGGCGAGCGACTGAACGACCTCGTCGAGCAGGTGCTGGGCGACGTCGACGTCATCGGCTTCTGCGTGCCGGCGACCGAGAAGGTCGGTCCGGGTGATCGTCGCATCGCCGCCTCGCTGGACGGCTATCCCCGCGCCCAGAAGATCGCGATCGTCACGAAGACCGACGCGGCCGGACGGGATGAGATCACCGAGCGCCTCATGGAGGTCGATTCCCTGCGCGAGGACTGGGCGGCCGTGATCCCTCTGTCGGCCCTGACCAGGGACCAGCTCGAGGTCCTCGCGGACGAGATCCTGCTGCTCATGCCGGAGGGGCCGGCGCTGTACCCGGAGGGCGTCACCACGGACGAGTCTGTCGAGGACCGCGTCGCCGAGATCATCCGTGAGGCCGCGCTCGACGGGGTGCGCGACGAGCTTCCGCACTCGATCGCGGTCGTGGTGGACGACATCGCCCCGCGCGAGGACAGTGACCTCACCGATGTGCACGCCTCGATCGTCGTCGAGCGCGACAGCCAGAAGGCGATCATCATCGGCCACAAGGGCAAGCGGCTGCGCGATGTGGGCGCGCGCGCTCGCACCGGCATCGAGGAGCTGCTCGGGACCCGCGTGTTCCTCGGGCTCCATGTGAAGGTCGCGAAGGAATGGCAGCGCGATCCCAAACAGCTCGGGCGACTCGGGTTCTGA
- a CDS encoding hemolysin family protein: MTELLLLVAAVLLVAFGGLMAAIDAAYAVTSRAGLADMATEGRRAKALARIAVDPDPHVNAVAFIRVLAEVTAAVLVTVAFTLVFDNIWWAMLAAAILMTGITFVLVGASPRTFGHQHAEGMIRGSANIVRGLRIILGPIAQGLVVLGNRVTPGTGRSSFSSEDQLLSMVDEAASNDLIEEDDRDLIHSVFDFTDQFVRAVMVPRTEMVTVGAEATTDEAMSLFLHRGVSRMPVVDDEADDVVGVLYLKDLVQFAYRDDSAWRAASIRPIARPATFVPESMRAETLLQQMKRDAVHVCLVIDEHGGISGLVTLEDLIEELVGEISDEYDQVSAEFVDLGDGRYRVSSRLSLEDVGDLFGVELEDEDVDSIGGLLGKTLGQVPQPGATATVHGLVLTGGASRGRGRGIATVFVERAAEPDDAQDEGERRDD, translated from the coding sequence ATGACGGAGCTGCTGCTGCTCGTCGCCGCCGTGCTGCTGGTGGCGTTCGGCGGCCTCATGGCCGCGATCGATGCCGCGTACGCGGTGACCTCGCGGGCCGGTCTCGCCGACATGGCGACCGAGGGCCGGCGGGCGAAGGCTCTGGCACGGATCGCTGTGGACCCCGACCCGCATGTGAACGCCGTGGCGTTCATCCGCGTCCTCGCCGAGGTCACGGCAGCGGTGCTCGTCACCGTCGCGTTCACGCTCGTCTTCGACAACATCTGGTGGGCGATGCTCGCCGCCGCGATCCTCATGACGGGCATCACGTTCGTCCTCGTCGGCGCGAGTCCGCGGACGTTCGGGCACCAGCACGCCGAGGGCATGATCCGGGGCAGTGCGAACATCGTCCGCGGACTGCGCATCATCCTGGGCCCGATCGCGCAGGGTCTCGTGGTGCTGGGCAATCGGGTGACGCCGGGGACCGGGCGCAGCTCGTTCTCGAGCGAGGACCAGCTGCTGAGCATGGTCGACGAGGCCGCGTCGAACGATCTCATCGAGGAGGACGACCGCGACCTCATCCACTCGGTCTTCGATTTCACCGACCAGTTCGTCCGCGCGGTGATGGTGCCGCGGACCGAGATGGTCACGGTCGGCGCGGAGGCCACGACGGACGAGGCCATGTCGCTGTTCCTGCACCGCGGCGTCTCCCGGATGCCCGTCGTCGACGACGAGGCCGACGACGTCGTCGGGGTGCTGTATCTCAAGGACCTCGTGCAGTTCGCGTATCGCGACGACAGCGCCTGGCGTGCGGCCTCCATCCGTCCGATCGCACGACCGGCGACCTTCGTGCCCGAGTCGATGCGCGCGGAGACGCTGCTGCAGCAGATGAAGCGCGATGCCGTGCACGTGTGCCTCGTGATCGACGAGCACGGCGGCATCTCGGGACTGGTGACGCTGGAGGACCTCATCGAGGAGCTCGTGGGCGAGATCTCGGACGAGTACGATCAGGTGTCCGCGGAGTTCGTCGACCTGGGCGACGGCCGCTACCGCGTCAGTTCCCGGCTCTCGCTGGAGGACGTGGGCGACCTGTTCGGGGTGGAGCTCGAGGATGAGGACGTCGATTCCATCGGCGGCCTGCTCGGCAAGACGCTCGGACAGGTGCCGCAGCCCGGCGCCACGGCGACCGTCCACGGACTCGTGCTCACCGGCGGGGCGTCGCGCGGGCGGGGCCGCGGGATCGCCACCGTGTTCGTGGAGCGGGCGGCTGAGCCCGACGATGCGCAGGATGAAGGAGAACGGCGCGATGACTGA
- the ybeY gene encoding rRNA maturation RNase YbeY, whose product MIEINNESAIDVDETVLQRLTDFNLSQLHVSADAEVAIVLVDEGAMEALHVQWMDEPGPTDVLSFPMDELRPGTEDRPTPPGLLGDIVLCPQVAETQAQAAGHTLMDELILLTTHGLLHLLGFDHAEPDEEREMFGLQRQLIQGFAASERRRR is encoded by the coding sequence ATGATCGAGATCAACAACGAGTCGGCGATCGACGTCGACGAGACCGTGCTGCAGCGGCTGACCGACTTCAATCTCTCGCAGCTGCACGTCAGCGCGGACGCCGAGGTGGCCATCGTCCTGGTCGACGAGGGCGCCATGGAGGCGCTGCACGTGCAGTGGATGGACGAGCCGGGACCGACCGACGTCCTGAGCTTCCCCATGGACGAGCTCCGGCCCGGCACCGAGGACCGCCCGACGCCTCCCGGGCTGCTCGGAGACATCGTGCTCTGCCCGCAGGTTGCGGAGACCCAGGCGCAGGCGGCCGGTCACACCCTCATGGACGAGCTGATCCTGCTCACCACGCACGGTCTGCTGCACCTTCTCGGCTTCGATCACGCCGAGCCGGACGAGGAGCGGGAGATGTTCGGGCTGCAGAGGCAGCTCATCCAGGGCTTCGCCGCGTCCGAGCGCCGCCGGCGATGA
- a CDS encoding PhoH family protein: MVQLLGPQDRLLRMLEREHRDVQVLVRGNEITLTGEAGAVAAAKSLVDELLAMTKAGHDLAPSDVSSSARMLRQEGGPRPSEVLGEAILSTRGKVIRPKTLGQKEYVDAIEENTIVFGIGPAGTGKTYLAMAKAVQALQRKEVTRIILTRPAVEAGERLGFLPGTLTDKIDPYLRPLYDALNEMMDPEIVPRLMATGTIEVAPLAYMRGRTLNDSFVVLDEAQNTTPEQMKMFLTRLGFGTKMVVTGDITQVDLPQGASGLRLVTRVLDGIDDIHFSRLTSDDVVRHSLVGRIVDAYSEYDEKRVAQRAEREQAHEFANRAERRGAQRPGPRDRMPKRGLS; the protein is encoded by the coding sequence ATGGTGCAGCTGCTGGGACCGCAGGACCGGCTGCTGCGGATGCTGGAGCGGGAGCACCGTGACGTGCAGGTGCTCGTCCGCGGCAACGAGATCACCCTCACCGGTGAGGCCGGAGCTGTGGCCGCGGCCAAGAGCCTCGTCGACGAGCTGCTCGCGATGACGAAGGCCGGGCACGATCTCGCCCCGAGCGACGTGTCCAGCTCGGCGCGCATGCTGCGGCAGGAGGGAGGACCCCGCCCCAGCGAGGTGCTGGGCGAGGCGATCCTGTCGACCCGTGGCAAGGTGATCCGTCCCAAGACGCTCGGGCAGAAGGAGTACGTCGACGCGATCGAGGAGAACACGATCGTGTTCGGCATCGGTCCGGCGGGAACGGGCAAGACCTACCTGGCGATGGCGAAGGCGGTCCAGGCGCTGCAGCGCAAAGAGGTGACCCGCATCATCCTCACGCGTCCGGCCGTCGAGGCGGGGGAGCGTCTGGGCTTCCTTCCCGGCACGCTCACCGACAAGATCGACCCATACCTGCGGCCCCTGTACGACGCGCTCAACGAGATGATGGATCCGGAGATCGTGCCGCGCCTGATGGCGACGGGCACCATCGAGGTCGCCCCCCTCGCCTACATGCGCGGGCGCACTCTGAACGACTCGTTCGTCGTGCTCGACGAGGCGCAGAACACCACGCCCGAGCAGATGAAGATGTTCCTGACCCGTCTCGGGTTCGGGACGAAGATGGTCGTCACCGGCGACATCACGCAGGTCGACCTCCCGCAGGGCGCCTCCGGTCTTCGTCTGGTCACCCGGGTGCTCGACGGGATCGACGACATCCATTTCTCGCGTCTGACCAGCGACGACGTGGTCCGTCACTCCCTGGTCGGTCGCATCGTCGACGCCTACAGCGAGTACGACGAGAAGCGTGTGGCGCAGCGGGCCGAGCGCGAGCAGGCCCACGAGTTCGCGAACCGCGCCGAGCGGCGCGGTGCCCAGCGACCAGGACCACGCGATCGCATGCCGAAACGAGGGCTCTCATGA
- a CDS encoding HIT domain-containing protein, translating to MSEPSIFTRILTGDIPGEILLDTGRVFAIRDIDPQAPLHVLVIPKTEEYRDVTELAAGDPTLLAEMVAAAKRIADEHANGEYRLIFNNGASVAQSVFHVHAHVLGNLEENKLVGF from the coding sequence ATGAGCGAACCCTCGATCTTCACGCGCATCCTCACCGGGGACATCCCGGGCGAGATCCTGCTCGACACGGGTCGCGTCTTCGCGATCCGCGACATCGATCCGCAGGCGCCGCTGCACGTGCTCGTCATCCCCAAGACCGAGGAGTATCGCGACGTCACCGAGCTCGCGGCCGGAGACCCGACGCTCCTGGCGGAGATGGTCGCCGCCGCGAAGCGCATCGCTGACGAGCACGCGAACGGCGAGTACCGCCTCATCTTCAACAACGGCGCGAGCGTCGCGCAGTCCGTCTTCCACGTGCACGCCCATGTGCTCGGCAACCTCGAGGAGAACAAGCTCGTTGGCTTCTGA
- a CDS encoding 16S rRNA (uracil(1498)-N(3))-methyltransferase, which translates to MALHFLVESASDAAVGGVVTLTGAEAKHAAVVRRLRMGEAVTVGDGRGLWLTGVAEQVSPTRVDVRIAERAAHDAPRPRIVLVQALAKGDRDELAVQAACELGVDEVVPWQAARSVSRWEGPKAEKGRARWATIVREAAKQAHRAWVPEVAAPESTSQLVARAATQRVLLLDPTAPVRLSALVPDDRDVVLVVGPEGGISPEELEKLSAAGAERVLLGDSVLRTSTAGPAAIAVLSVALGRW; encoded by the coding sequence GTGGCCCTGCACTTCCTCGTCGAGTCCGCGTCCGATGCCGCGGTGGGCGGCGTCGTCACCCTCACCGGTGCTGAGGCCAAGCACGCCGCCGTCGTCCGACGACTCCGCATGGGCGAGGCCGTCACGGTCGGCGACGGGCGCGGCCTCTGGCTCACCGGCGTCGCGGAGCAGGTCTCACCGACGCGCGTCGACGTGCGCATCGCCGAGCGCGCTGCGCACGACGCGCCGCGCCCGCGGATCGTGCTCGTCCAGGCGTTGGCGAAGGGTGATCGCGACGAGCTGGCCGTGCAAGCCGCGTGCGAGCTCGGCGTCGACGAGGTGGTGCCGTGGCAGGCGGCGCGCAGCGTGTCGCGCTGGGAGGGGCCCAAGGCGGAGAAGGGCCGCGCCCGTTGGGCGACGATCGTCCGTGAGGCGGCCAAGCAGGCGCACCGGGCGTGGGTGCCCGAGGTGGCCGCTCCCGAATCGACGTCGCAGCTCGTCGCGCGCGCAGCGACGCAGCGCGTGCTCCTCCTCGACCCGACCGCCCCGGTGCGACTCTCCGCCCTCGTCCCCGACGATCGCGATGTCGTCCTCGTGGTCGGCCCGGAAGGGGGCATCTCTCCGGAGGAGCTTGAGAAGCTGAGCGCAGCGGGAGCGGAGCGTGTCCTGCTGGGCGACTCCGTCCTGCGCACTTCCACGGCGGGTCCCGCAGCGATCGCCGTGCTGTCGGTGGCCCTCGGCCGCTGGTGA